The Denticeps clupeoides chromosome 5, fDenClu1.1, whole genome shotgun sequence genome includes a region encoding these proteins:
- the alg2 gene encoding alpha-1,3/1,6-mannosyltransferase ALG2 isoform X2, whose product MVRVAFLHPDLGIGGAERLVVDAAVALRSSGCDVQIWTAHYDPGHCFSETLELRVVSAGDWLPRSVCGYFHAVCAYLRMMYVAFYLVFLSGEEFDVVFCDQVSACIPVLRLGRRKKVLFYCHFPDQLLAARRSLLKRWYRAPLDFLEEVTTGQADRVLVNSHFTAGVFRQTFPRLARVHIDVLYPSLNPASFDEPVGGSPDDVVPEGRSVVFLSINRFERKKDLPLALHALARLRERLGAAALWEGVHLVMAGGYDSRVPENVQHHGELRDLARSLRLKERVTFVRSFSDAQKARLLRRATCVLYTPANEHFGIVPVEAMYCRCPVIAADSGGPLESVAHGETGFLCPPTPDSFAEAMERLARQPRLGPEMGEAGRRRVLKLFSQKAFSEQLHGHISSLTR is encoded by the exons ATGGTGCGGGTGGCATTTCTGCACCCAGACCTGGGCATCGGTGGGGCGGAGCGCCTGGTGGTGGACGCCGCCGTGGCGTTGCGCTCCAGCGGCTGTGACGTGCAGATCTGGACCGCGCACTACGACCCCGGCCACTGCTTCTCGGAAACGCTGGAGCTCCGGGTGGTGTCTGCCGGGGACTGGTTGCCCCGGAGCGTCTGCGGCTACTTCCACGCTGTCTGTGCCTACCTGCGCATGATGTATGTGGCGTTTTATCTGGTGTTCCTCAGTGGGGAGGAGTTCGATGTCGTCTTCTGTGACCAG GTGTCCGCCTGTATTCCGGTGCTCCGCCTCGGGCGGAGGAAGAAGGTCCTGTTTTACTGCCACTTCCCCGACCAGCTGCTGGCGGCGCGCCGCTCGCTGCTGAAACGTTGGTACCGGGCGCCTCTGGACTTCCTGGAGGAGGTGACCACCGGTCAGGCCGACCGCGTCCTGGTCAACAGCCACTTCACCGCCGGCGTCTTCCGCCAGACCTTCCCGCGCCTGGCGCGGGTGCACATTGACGTCCTGTACCCGTCCCTCAACCCCGCCTCTTTTGACGAGCCGGTCGGCGGCAGCCCGGACGACGTGGTCCCCGAGGGGCGGAGCGTGGTGTTCCTGTCCATCAACCGCTTCGAGCGGAAGAAGGACCTCCCGTTGGCGCTGCACGCGCTGGCCCGGCTGCGCGAGCGCCTGGGCGCCGCCGCCCTGTGGGAGGGCGTGCACCTGGTGATGGCGGGCGGCTACGACTCGCGCGTGCCGGAGAACGTGCAGCACCACGGCGAGCTGCGGGACCTGGCGCGCTCCCTCCGCCTCAAGGAGCGCGTCACCTTCGTCCGCTCCTTCTCGGACGCGCAGAAGGCGCGGCTGCTGCGGCGCGCCACCTGCGTCCTCTACACGCCCGCCAACGAGCACTTCGGCATCGTCCCCGTCGAGGCCATGTACTGCCGCTGCCCGGTCATCGCCGCCGACTCCGGGGGCCCGCTGGAGTCCGTCGCCCACGGAGAGACCGGCTTCCtgtgcccccccacccccgacaGCTTCGCCGAGGCCATGGAGCGCCTCGCCCGCCAGCCGCGCCTCGGGCCGGAGATGGGGGAGGCGGGCCGCCGCAGGGTCCTAAAGCTCTTCTCCCAGAAGGCTTTCAGCGAGCAGCTGCACGGGCACATCAGCAGCCTGACCCGGTGA
- the sec61b gene encoding protein transport protein Sec61 subunit beta has product MVDCRGGSLVELSWLLENRHHQSPSFSHGEETEAHSRSKQAFGSLKMPGPAASATNVGASSRSPSKTVAPRTAGSTVRQRKATSSGTRSGGRATASTGTGGMWRFYTEDSPGLKVGPVPVLVMSLLFIASVFMLHIWGKYTRS; this is encoded by the exons ATGGTCGACTGTAGGGGGGGGTCCCTCGTTGAGTTGTCGTGGCTTTTGGAGAATCGTCATCATCAGAGTCCCTCGTTTAGCCACGGTGAGGAAACAGAGGCTCATTCACGCTCAAAACAGGCCTTCGGATCGCTCAAAATG CCCGGACCCGCTGCGAGTGCAACCAATGTCGGCGCTTCCAGCCGCTCACCCAGCAAAACAGTCGCACCCCGCACAGCTGGTTCTACAGTCAGACAGAG gaaagCCACAAGCAGCGGCACCCGCAGTGGCGGCCGAGCCACAGCGTCGACGGGCACAGGGGGCATGTGGCGCTTCTACACCGAGGACTCGCCAGGGCTGAAAGT TGGTCCGGTTCCTGTATTGGTCATGAGTCTCCTGTTCATCGCATCAGTCTTCATGCTGCACATCTGGGGGAAGTACACGCGCTCCTGA
- the alg2 gene encoding alpha-1,3/1,6-mannosyltransferase ALG2 isoform X1: MCVAGRMVRVAFLHPDLGIGGAERLVVDAAVALRSSGCDVQIWTAHYDPGHCFSETLELRVVSAGDWLPRSVCGYFHAVCAYLRMMYVAFYLVFLSGEEFDVVFCDQVSACIPVLRLGRRKKVLFYCHFPDQLLAARRSLLKRWYRAPLDFLEEVTTGQADRVLVNSHFTAGVFRQTFPRLARVHIDVLYPSLNPASFDEPVGGSPDDVVPEGRSVVFLSINRFERKKDLPLALHALARLRERLGAAALWEGVHLVMAGGYDSRVPENVQHHGELRDLARSLRLKERVTFVRSFSDAQKARLLRRATCVLYTPANEHFGIVPVEAMYCRCPVIAADSGGPLESVAHGETGFLCPPTPDSFAEAMERLARQPRLGPEMGEAGRRRVLKLFSQKAFSEQLHGHISSLTR; this comes from the exons atgtgtgtGGCAGGCAGGATGGTGCGGGTGGCATTTCTGCACCCAGACCTGGGCATCGGTGGGGCGGAGCGCCTGGTGGTGGACGCCGCCGTGGCGTTGCGCTCCAGCGGCTGTGACGTGCAGATCTGGACCGCGCACTACGACCCCGGCCACTGCTTCTCGGAAACGCTGGAGCTCCGGGTGGTGTCTGCCGGGGACTGGTTGCCCCGGAGCGTCTGCGGCTACTTCCACGCTGTCTGTGCCTACCTGCGCATGATGTATGTGGCGTTTTATCTGGTGTTCCTCAGTGGGGAGGAGTTCGATGTCGTCTTCTGTGACCAG GTGTCCGCCTGTATTCCGGTGCTCCGCCTCGGGCGGAGGAAGAAGGTCCTGTTTTACTGCCACTTCCCCGACCAGCTGCTGGCGGCGCGCCGCTCGCTGCTGAAACGTTGGTACCGGGCGCCTCTGGACTTCCTGGAGGAGGTGACCACCGGTCAGGCCGACCGCGTCCTGGTCAACAGCCACTTCACCGCCGGCGTCTTCCGCCAGACCTTCCCGCGCCTGGCGCGGGTGCACATTGACGTCCTGTACCCGTCCCTCAACCCCGCCTCTTTTGACGAGCCGGTCGGCGGCAGCCCGGACGACGTGGTCCCCGAGGGGCGGAGCGTGGTGTTCCTGTCCATCAACCGCTTCGAGCGGAAGAAGGACCTCCCGTTGGCGCTGCACGCGCTGGCCCGGCTGCGCGAGCGCCTGGGCGCCGCCGCCCTGTGGGAGGGCGTGCACCTGGTGATGGCGGGCGGCTACGACTCGCGCGTGCCGGAGAACGTGCAGCACCACGGCGAGCTGCGGGACCTGGCGCGCTCCCTCCGCCTCAAGGAGCGCGTCACCTTCGTCCGCTCCTTCTCGGACGCGCAGAAGGCGCGGCTGCTGCGGCGCGCCACCTGCGTCCTCTACACGCCCGCCAACGAGCACTTCGGCATCGTCCCCGTCGAGGCCATGTACTGCCGCTGCCCGGTCATCGCCGCCGACTCCGGGGGCCCGCTGGAGTCCGTCGCCCACGGAGAGACCGGCTTCCtgtgcccccccacccccgacaGCTTCGCCGAGGCCATGGAGCGCCTCGCCCGCCAGCCGCGCCTCGGGCCGGAGATGGGGGAGGCGGGCCGCCGCAGGGTCCTAAAGCTCTTCTCCCAGAAGGCTTTCAGCGAGCAGCTGCACGGGCACATCAGCAGCCTGACCCGGTGA